A window of Rhododendron vialii isolate Sample 1 chromosome 13a, ASM3025357v1 contains these coding sequences:
- the LOC131314395 gene encoding uncharacterized protein LOC131314395 isoform X1, whose product MVVHKQTHSRRRRSRSPVIGRYEASPRKRGRRSKSRTPERRASSRKGRSRDRSSTPEKEGTRKHHRDRYEKPDADWAKATAHKSKEFEDGTVTAREAARKALSNIAASPFAKRLQEARLLSRVKHGTFVLYETNTDPVAHIQHYQQAMFMHEGDDAILCKMFPSSLGKVALAWFHKLGPRSIRGWRQLAEEFTTRFLTSRKVPKTFESLSTMKQEENEQIRDYAKKYWETFNEIESCSEEYAIATFKTGLPVRGELRRSLNKHPVATLAKLMERIEQHARMEEDILREDGRMVAE is encoded by the coding sequence atggtagtccataagcagacccattcacgaagaagaaggagcagaagtcctgtcatagggcgttatgaggcttctccacgaaaaaggggaagaagaagtaaaagccgaacacccgagagaagggcttcttcacgaaaagggaggagcagagacagaagttccacccccgaaaaggagggaacaaggaaacaccatcgagacaggtacgagaaacctgatgctgattgggccaaagccacggctcacaagtcgaaggagttcgaggatgggacagtgactgcacgagaagcagcacgcaaggcattaagtaatattgcggcctccccatttgcaaagaggctacaagaagctaGGTTGCTGAGCAGAGTAaagcacggtacgttcgtactttacgagacaaatacggatcccgtagctcacatccagcattaccagcaggctatgtttatgcacgagggagatgatgccatcttatgcaagatgttcccctctaGCCTTGGTAAGGTGGCTttagcctggtttcataaactgggccCGCGATCCATaagaggatggaggcagttggccgaggaattcactactcggttcctgacgagcagaaaggtcccaaagacctttgagagtctatccaccatgaaacaggaggagaacgagcagatcagggattatgcaaagaagtactgggaaactttcaacgagattgaaagttgcagtgaggagtacgcaattgctaccttcaagactggtttgcctgttcggggagagttgcgtcgttcattgaataaacatcctgtagccacactggctaaattgatggaacgaatagagcaacatgctAGAATGGAGGaagacatactccgtgaggatggcaggatgGTTGCCGAATAG
- the LOC131314395 gene encoding uncharacterized protein LOC131314395 isoform X2, with product MVASQSAAVNGARWKAKRIYICRYGQRRRWQWVVEWFSSGAVGGYQSGLLDWWWAVMAGFASGRLRQMANHLSDHPLSPENGAFRLNSASAIRLPDVLLLCSAQMFCYCVQPCVLFILSSLCAFDAGQVMLSSSIRIYSTPSLILVLMMAK from the exons ATGGTGGCCAGCCAGAGTGCAGCCGTCAATGGGGCCCGTTGGAAGGCGAAGAGAATCTATATATGCAGAT ATGGCCAAAGACGAAGATGGCAGTGGGTTGTAGAGTGGTTCTCGTCGGGTGCGGTAGGTGGCTATCAATCTGGGCTGCTCGACTGGTGGTGGGCAGTCATGGCTGGGTTTGCTTCTGGGCGACTAAGGCAGATGGCGAATCACTTGTCGGACCATCCTCTCTCACCTGAGAATGGGGCTTTCCGTCTCAATTCAGCATCAGCGATTCGTCTTCCAG ATGTTTTACTGCTGTGTTCTGCTCAGATGTTTTGCTACTGTGTTCAGCCTTGTGTTCTCTTCATTCTGTCCAGTTTGTGTGCTTTTGATGCTGGCCAAGTGATGCTATCAAGTTCCATTCGTATTTATAGCACTCCcagtttgattttggttttgatgaTGGCCAAGTGA